In a genomic window of Microterricola viridarii:
- a CDS encoding error-prone DNA polymerase, translating to MGWSNPPRSWAEMERTLSDKPARPEIRPESPLSRKREPYRPKTIETEHAGEVVPYAELHVHSHYSFLDGASSPEQLLEEAKRLGLSGIALTDHDGFYGVVRLAETAESYPEVKTIFGAELSLGLGSPQNGIADPEGSHLLVLARGEAGYHRLAAALTDGQLAGAEKGRPLYDLEQLGEQAGGQWLILTGCRKGRVRQALAAAPTPAEGAEAAAAELAELVRLFGQDNVAVELFDHGHPLDSTVNDVLAALARDAGLPVVATNVVHYATPSEHRLASAVSAVRARRSLDEMDGWLPASDGAHLRSGAEMAARFARFPGAIEQTVVYAEELAFTLRSARPGLPKQDVPDGQTPMSWLRELVWQGAARKYPGMTAAMRTRIERELEVIELKDFPGYFLIVYDIVREAKSRGILCQGRGSAANSAVCYLLGITAVDSIFYDLPFERFLSSIRDEEPDIDVDFDSDRREEIIQYVYAKYGRHNAAQVANVISYRPKVAVRDMAKALGYSPGQQDAWSRQMERWGSTVKASDPEAEMPDAVAELATQLLTFPRHLGIHSGGMVLTDRPVGEVCPIEHARKENRTVLQWDKDDCAWMGLVKFDLLGLGMLAALQYAFDMARDVLGEEWSLDTMPKEEAGVYDMLCRADSIGVFQVESRAQMGTLPRLKPRRFYDLVVEIALIRPGPVQGGAVHPYIRRKTGKEPITYLHPKLEPVLERTCGIPIFQEQLMQMAVAVGNCTAEDADLLRRAMGSKRGVEKIGKLKAKLYAGMAENGIDLATSDLIYAKIEAFANFGFAESHSLSFALLVYASSWIKLHYPGVFLAALLRAQPMGFYSPQSLTADARRHGVQVLRPDILRSGVHAVLEELDGARATGPRTTGPRTTGMDSCLDKLQPPVPEGFERAQPDETAAHRRDGGYAVRLGLADVSGIGEGLAERIVAERDAAGPYRSMADVSRRVGLDTAQLEALAAAGAFSALGMERREALWSAGDAAQDKAQYLAGSVVVLQPPLLPILSASEQVVYDLWATGISPDDHPVRHVRASLDRRGALPVAALQTWESGRRIEVGGVVTHRQRPGTAAGITFLNIEDETGTLNVIASVGVWDRYRRIARESPALIVRGILERTEEGVVNLLADRFEALGVSAAQRSRDFR from the coding sequence ATGGGCTGGAGCAACCCGCCGCGGTCGTGGGCCGAGATGGAGCGCACCCTCTCGGACAAGCCGGCGCGCCCAGAAATCCGCCCGGAGAGCCCGCTCTCCCGCAAGCGCGAGCCCTACCGGCCGAAGACCATCGAGACCGAGCACGCCGGCGAGGTGGTGCCCTACGCCGAGCTGCACGTGCACTCGCACTACAGCTTCCTCGACGGCGCCAGCTCGCCAGAGCAGCTGCTCGAGGAGGCGAAGCGGCTGGGCCTGTCCGGCATTGCGCTCACCGACCACGACGGCTTCTACGGCGTGGTGCGGCTGGCCGAGACGGCCGAGAGCTACCCGGAGGTGAAGACGATCTTCGGCGCCGAGCTCTCCCTCGGCCTCGGCAGCCCGCAGAACGGCATCGCCGACCCGGAGGGCAGCCACCTGCTCGTGCTGGCCCGGGGCGAGGCCGGCTACCACCGGCTGGCCGCCGCCCTCACCGACGGCCAGCTGGCCGGGGCGGAGAAGGGCCGGCCGCTCTACGACCTCGAGCAGCTGGGCGAGCAGGCCGGCGGGCAGTGGCTGATCTTGACCGGATGCCGGAAGGGCCGCGTGCGGCAGGCGCTGGCCGCCGCGCCGACCCCGGCGGAGGGCGCAGAGGCCGCCGCCGCCGAGCTCGCCGAGCTGGTGCGCCTGTTCGGCCAGGACAACGTCGCCGTCGAGCTGTTCGACCACGGACACCCACTGGACAGCACCGTCAACGACGTGCTCGCCGCCCTCGCGAGAGACGCCGGGCTGCCCGTCGTGGCGACGAACGTCGTGCACTACGCGACCCCGTCCGAGCACCGGCTGGCCTCGGCCGTCTCCGCGGTGCGGGCCCGGCGGAGCCTAGACGAGATGGACGGCTGGCTGCCGGCATCCGACGGCGCGCACCTGCGCTCCGGGGCCGAGATGGCGGCCCGTTTCGCTCGCTTTCCCGGGGCGATCGAGCAGACCGTCGTCTACGCGGAGGAGCTCGCCTTCACGCTGCGCAGCGCCCGCCCAGGGCTGCCCAAGCAGGACGTGCCGGACGGCCAGACGCCGATGAGCTGGCTGCGCGAGCTGGTCTGGCAGGGCGCCGCCCGCAAATACCCGGGCATGACAGCGGCCATGCGCACCCGCATCGAGCGCGAGCTCGAGGTGATCGAGCTCAAGGACTTCCCCGGCTACTTCCTCATCGTCTACGACATCGTGCGGGAGGCGAAGAGCCGCGGCATCCTCTGCCAGGGCCGCGGCTCTGCGGCGAACTCGGCCGTCTGCTACCTGCTGGGCATCACCGCCGTCGACTCGATCTTCTACGACCTGCCGTTCGAGCGCTTCCTCTCCAGCATCCGCGACGAGGAGCCGGACATCGACGTCGACTTCGACTCCGACCGGCGCGAGGAGATCATCCAGTACGTCTACGCCAAGTACGGCAGGCACAACGCCGCCCAGGTGGCGAACGTCATCAGCTACCGGCCCAAGGTGGCGGTGCGCGACATGGCCAAGGCGCTCGGCTACAGCCCCGGCCAGCAGGACGCCTGGTCGCGGCAGATGGAGCGCTGGGGCAGCACGGTCAAGGCCAGTGACCCCGAGGCCGAGATGCCGGATGCCGTTGCCGAGCTCGCCACGCAGCTGCTGACCTTCCCGCGCCACCTCGGCATCCACTCCGGCGGCATGGTGCTCACCGACCGGCCCGTCGGCGAGGTGTGCCCGATCGAGCACGCCCGCAAGGAAAACCGCACGGTGCTGCAGTGGGACAAGGACGACTGCGCCTGGATGGGCCTGGTCAAGTTCGACCTGCTCGGCCTCGGCATGCTCGCCGCCCTGCAGTACGCCTTCGACATGGCGCGTGACGTGCTCGGCGAGGAGTGGAGCCTGGACACCATGCCGAAGGAGGAGGCCGGCGTCTACGACATGCTCTGCCGGGCCGACTCGATCGGCGTGTTCCAGGTGGAGAGCCGCGCCCAGATGGGCACGCTCCCCCGGCTGAAGCCGCGCCGCTTCTACGACCTCGTCGTCGAGATCGCCCTGATCCGCCCCGGGCCCGTGCAGGGCGGAGCCGTGCACCCCTACATCCGGCGGAAGACCGGCAAGGAGCCGATCACCTACCTGCACCCGAAGCTGGAGCCGGTGCTGGAGCGCACCTGCGGCATCCCCATCTTCCAGGAGCAGCTGATGCAGATGGCCGTCGCGGTCGGCAACTGCACGGCGGAGGACGCCGACCTGCTGCGCCGGGCGATGGGCTCCAAGCGCGGCGTCGAGAAGATCGGCAAGCTCAAGGCCAAGCTGTATGCCGGCATGGCCGAGAACGGCATCGACCTGGCGACATCCGACCTCATCTACGCCAAGATCGAGGCCTTCGCGAACTTCGGCTTCGCCGAGAGCCACTCCCTGAGCTTCGCCCTGCTGGTCTACGCCAGCTCCTGGATCAAGCTGCACTACCCCGGCGTGTTCCTCGCCGCGCTGCTGCGCGCCCAGCCGATGGGCTTCTACTCGCCGCAGTCGCTCACGGCGGATGCCCGGCGCCACGGCGTGCAGGTGCTGCGCCCGGACATCCTGCGCTCCGGCGTGCACGCCGTGCTGGAGGAGCTGGACGGGGCTCGGGCGACTGGCCCACGAACCACCGGCCCACGAACCACCGGCATGGACAGCTGCCTGGACAAGCTGCAGCCGCCCGTGCCGGAGGGCTTCGAGCGCGCGCAGCCGGACGAGACGGCCGCGCACCGCCGCGACGGCGGCTACGCGGTGCGGCTCGGGCTGGCCGACGTCTCCGGCATCGGGGAGGGCCTGGCCGAGCGCATCGTCGCCGAGCGGGACGCGGCCGGCCCGTACCGCAGCATGGCCGACGTCTCCCGCCGGGTGGGCCTAGACACCGCCCAGCTGGAGGCGCTCGCCGCGGCCGGGGCGTTCTCGGCGCTCGGGATGGAGCGGCGGGAGGCGCTGTGGAGCGCCGGCGACGCCGCCCAGGACAAGGCGCAGTACCTGGCGGGCTCCGTCGTCGTGCTGCAGCCGCCGCTGCTGCCGATCCTGAGCGCCTCAGAGCAGGTGGTCTACGATCTCTGGGCGACCGGCATCTCCCCGGACGACCACCCGGTGCGGCACGTGCGCGCCTCCCTGGACCGGCGCGGCGCCCTGCCCGTCGCCGCGCTGCAAACGTGGGAGTCCGGCCGGCGGATCGAGGTCGGCGGCGTCGTCACCCACCGGCAGCGGCCGGGCACGGCCGCCGGCATCACCTTCTTGAACATCGAGGACGAGACGGGCACCCTCAACGTGATCGCCAGCGTCGGTGTGTGGGACCGCTACCGCCGGATCGCCAGGGAATCGCCCGCGCTCATCGTGCGCGGCATCCTGGAGCGCACAGAGGAGGGCGTGGTGAACCTGCTCGCCGACCGCTTCGAGGCGCTCGGGGTGAGCGCGGCGCAGCGCTCCCGCGACTTCCGCTAG
- a CDS encoding DNA polymerase Y family protein, whose product MQGSEKLGRTIVLWLPDWPVTAARQLSEPDEAGEPDEAGEPDEATDPAAPLALIEHGLVFACSAAARSAGVQRGLKLREAQSRCPDLLTLPYDPAQDARAFESVLAALEQLVPGVQLMRPGTVAIRARGPVRFYGGEEQAAAALLDGLTVQGATTEGLLGEPGVRAGIADGPFAAEQAARATTAERPVRIIADGASAAFLAPFPIGILVDARMGTLLRRLGVSTLGEFAALPAVDVHRRFGAIGAEAHALAGAADGRVVVARTVPKDFDAVIEFEPPLDIVEQVAFGIRAAADEFVDALTRSRLVCTAIRVQLVTERGAVSERSWLHPRWFTAADVVDRVRWQLQGGASIGSGLRSGVTRVRITPERTDSTGNHEQGLWGTGPDERIHHGLTRVQSMLGHEGVGTAVIAGGRMLAERAVFVPWGDAPPPAAPGSAGAPWPGSLPQLAPATVFGGRRSVTVLDEHGDGVDVDARGMLSGAPASLGIGDATPRGVRAWAGPWPVVERWWDAASARRLYRFQVVDAAGMAWLLAYEINDAAIDSGTDALWWAEARYD is encoded by the coding sequence TCACGGCGGCCCGCCAGCTCAGCGAACCTGACGAAGCCGGCGAACCTGACGAAGCCGGCGAGCCAGACGAGGCCACCGACCCCGCCGCGCCGCTGGCGCTGATCGAGCACGGCCTGGTCTTCGCCTGCTCCGCCGCCGCACGCTCTGCCGGGGTGCAGCGGGGCCTGAAGCTCCGCGAGGCGCAGTCACGCTGCCCGGATCTGCTCACCCTGCCCTACGACCCCGCCCAGGACGCCCGCGCCTTTGAGTCGGTGCTGGCCGCGCTGGAGCAACTCGTCCCCGGCGTGCAGCTGATGCGTCCGGGCACCGTCGCGATCCGAGCCCGCGGCCCCGTGCGCTTCTACGGCGGCGAGGAGCAGGCGGCCGCCGCGCTGCTCGACGGGCTCACCGTGCAGGGCGCAACGACGGAGGGCCTGCTCGGCGAGCCCGGGGTGCGCGCCGGCATCGCCGACGGGCCGTTCGCCGCCGAACAGGCCGCCCGCGCCACCACCGCCGAGCGCCCCGTGCGGATCATCGCGGACGGCGCCTCCGCCGCCTTCCTCGCCCCGTTCCCCATCGGCATCCTCGTCGACGCCCGGATGGGCACCCTGCTGCGCCGGCTCGGCGTCAGCACCCTCGGCGAGTTCGCGGCGCTGCCCGCCGTCGACGTGCACCGCCGCTTCGGCGCCATCGGGGCCGAGGCACACGCCCTGGCCGGGGCCGCCGACGGCCGCGTCGTGGTGGCCAGGACCGTGCCGAAGGACTTCGACGCGGTGATCGAGTTCGAGCCGCCGCTGGACATCGTGGAACAGGTCGCCTTCGGCATCCGCGCCGCCGCCGACGAGTTCGTGGACGCCCTGACCCGCTCCCGGCTGGTCTGCACGGCGATCCGGGTGCAGCTGGTCACCGAGCGCGGCGCGGTCTCCGAGCGCAGCTGGCTGCACCCGCGCTGGTTCACGGCGGCGGATGTCGTGGACCGGGTGCGCTGGCAGCTGCAGGGCGGCGCATCGATCGGCTCGGGACTGCGCTCCGGCGTCACCCGGGTGCGGATCACCCCGGAGCGCACAGACTCGACCGGCAACCACGAGCAGGGCTTGTGGGGCACCGGGCCGGACGAGCGCATCCACCACGGGCTCACCCGGGTGCAGAGCATGCTCGGCCACGAGGGCGTCGGAACGGCCGTCATCGCCGGCGGCCGGATGCTCGCCGAGCGCGCCGTCTTCGTGCCGTGGGGCGACGCCCCGCCGCCGGCCGCCCCCGGCTCGGCCGGGGCTCCCTGGCCGGGCAGCCTGCCCCAGCTGGCGCCGGCGACCGTCTTCGGCGGGCGGCGGAGCGTCACGGTGCTGGACGAGCACGGCGACGGCGTCGACGTCGACGCCCGCGGCATGCTGAGCGGTGCCCCGGCCAGCCTCGGCATCGGCGACGCCACCCCGCGGGGCGTGCGCGCCTGGGCCGGGCCGTGGCCCGTCGTCGAACGCTGGTGGGATGCGGCATCCGCCCGCCGGCTCTACCGCTTCCAGGTGGTGGATGCCGCCGGCATGGCCTGGCTGCTGGCCTACGAGATCAACGACGCCGCGATCGACAGCGGCACCGACGCCCTCTGGTGGGCGGAAGCGAGGTACGACTGA